gtctagatcaggggtccccaaactaaggcccatgggccggatgcggccctccaaggtcattgacctggcccctgtcttaaactttagacttagggttgacctacgtctgaaatgacttggaaggcacacaaaaacaatcctaattttggagtatttcatcatagtctggccccccaacactcggagggactgtgaatcagcccttcacttaaaaagtttgaggacccctggtctagactatCCCTGGGGAATGAGGTCCCGGGTGGGGGGAAGAACCCGGTCTGTGTGAAGCGAGTGTGAGTGTTGCCACTGGCAGGCCTGAATAGCATTGggtggtgtgttgtcgaaggctttcatggccgggatcacagggttgttgtatgttttctgggctgtatgcccatgttccagaagtattctctcctgacgtttcgcccacatctatggcaggcatcctcagatacctcacaacctctgaggatgcctgccatagatgtgggcgaaacgtcaggagagaatacttctagaacatggccatacagcccggaaaacatacaacaacccagcattGGGTGgccctgcagctgcaaagtccaTCAGGGAGGACTAACCAAGcttgccaatggcaacattcacacttgcttcctggacatcattccacagggatatatacacacacactccacttgcctcattgccAATGGAACCTTTGAAGATGCTCagacacagataataataataataatatatggtaataatattacaatataattaaCTATAATATATCAGTAATATATAATTTAACATATATtgcataataataaagtaatacaatataataaatcaaggtaataataaaataataataatggtaacaatcataattataatataacaataaagtgccagttaacaccaccCAGGCAAAGGATGACTCCAAGCAATAAGAGCCAGGCCACCCCACTGAATGACTTTGCAACTTCATGGATTCTCAGTTGCTAACCAAGCTTGCtcattgccacattcacactcgCTTCAAActcacaagggttctttctccctccttccctccctgggcattattccacagggatatataggCTATGCACCCcagttgcctcatttccaacagaacctctgaagatgttcagacgcagaaataataataataacaatattataatataattaaatataatatatcaatatataacAGAATAGAATAAATTATagcaataataaaagaataatagtaataaccatCATTATAATATAATGGCATCCTGATAGGATCTGATGTGAGTGGGATAGTgtgcagggtgggaggaagaaccctcGTCTGTCTGAAGTGAGTgcaaatgctgcaattagccagactGAATGGCATTGAGTAGCcccgaagggagggagggagggaggacggaAGGGAGGCAGACATGCATAGAGCGCGAGGAACCCTTGGGAGGCAGCGCCCCTTGTGGCCGGACGGAGGAATGACTGGCTGGCGCAAAAGCAAGGCCTCCCTTATGATGATCTCTTTATTACAAAATTATTGCTTTTTCAAAATAGTTAAGAATAAAACCCCCTCCGTGTACAACAGAGCAAGCTTCATGATTGCTGCAAAGGGGGGGGGACCTCAATGAGAATCCTGGTCGTACCAATAggaaggggcgggggggggggtgttgaagggacacccccccccccagtgaaaACCCCCAAAAGCAGCTCTTTGGAAAGAAAGCAGGTTATAGAATTATAAACTGAAAGggacccccaggggccatccaatcggaccttctttctttcttcctttcttcctgccAGGTAGGAAGATGCAGTGGAatctctcccgacagatgtccatccagcctctgcttcatatATTGGCTTTAGAGCTTCCTGTTGTTCTTAAAAGCAGCATGGCATTGCATTGCAGTGCCTGCAATGCCTGCACTCTTGGCTCTATTTCGGGGAAAGGCCCGTGGGACCCCCGCCTTCCCCAGCTCCATCCCAGTCCCGCTGGGgtgttgttgtgtggtttccgggctccGTGGCCAATGTGCTCTGGCAGCATTTGCTCCTTTTTGTGTttcgcctgcacctgtggctaCGGGcaccttcagaggatctgatgggaGTCAAGCCAGTGGAAGAGAGagacctgtggaatgatgtccagggtgggcagACAAGCGCCAATTatggtgcaattagcaagctagaCCTTTATCTGCTGAGTGGGATCCACCCATTAGCATGTGAGCAGCCATGAAGACTGCAGAGTCAATTAGTGAGGGCGTCTGCACAGAGATTCTGGACCACTCGGACAACCactttgtcaaactacacagagaagccattggaacCCACAAGAAGCCGGTGGACAACGTCAACAGAAACCAAGAAAACGAACACAGTCTGGCTCCCAGTATCCAGAATGCCTGTGGCGGAGTCTCCCTTGTGCTGGAGAGCCCAGTGGAGGGGATCACTTTGCCTTTGGACCACGGCCAGACAGACCGGGAAATTCACAGCCATCCAAAGACTCCAGCCatgaagccttcaacaacactcagGAGACAATGCTGCCGAACACCTTGGCCATTCAGCGAGGAAACCGCACACCGACACCCCGGTGCTTCGGCCACGATAGTCTTCATTGGGGTGCGAAAGGCAGGGTCACTACGCTGGGGCGGGGCGGGTGGCGTTCCCCTTGGGGGGGAACTGCTTGGCGTCCAGCAGGTCCTTGTACTGCAGCTCGGGGGTGACCAGGCGGCGGCAGCGCTGGCTCCAGGGGGGCCGGAGGCCGGGGCGCAGGGCGTACCCCAGGATGGGGGCCTGGCCGAACTGGAAGGGCCGCACGGCCTGGTCGGGGATGTGGGTGGGCTCCAGGGGGCCCCCTCCCCGCAGGCAGCGCCCCTCCCGCTCCGCCCGCAGCGCCCGCAGCCGCCCCACCGCCTCCGCCAGGCGCCCCCGCCCGAAGCGCTCCGCCCGCTCCCAGAAGGAGGCGTTGAAGTGGACGTACAGCTGCCAGTCCAGGTGGTTCCAGGCCCGGAGGCGGGCCGCGTCCAGGGGGCTCAGGGCGGGGGCCCGGGCCCGCGGGCTGCGCAGGTTGTGCCGGAAGGCCACCACGTCCTCCAGGGCCCAGCACAGCGCCTCCGCCAGCAGCACCAGAGACTCGTCCATGTGCTCCGTCAGCAGCACCAGGTCGAAGGTGCGGTCCAGGCCGGCCAGAGCCTCCCGGACGGGGCCCGGGCCGGGGGCCGAGGGGGGGTCCAGCCCGAAGTCGAACCACAGCAGGTTGCGGGCGTAGTGGTTGCCGCGCTCGCCCGGGCGGAAGAAGCGCTGCGGGGCGGCCAGGAAGGCGGGCAGGGAGGGCGCGCGGCGGAAGGCGGAGGCCACCCCGCGGAAGTAGGAGAAGGCCGACTCCGCCAGCGAGACCGGGTCCCGCACCACCGAGAAGTAGAAGCTGTCCCCAGGGACCACCTTCCGCACCTGCAAGGAGAACCCGAGGCAGCACTCAGGCACACCTGCGCGACTGACACACGGCCCCCGGCCCTTCGGAAGAAGAACCAAACCATCAGAGGGAGGCAAGGACAGACCAGGCCTGGGcacacttcggccctccctcccggtgttttggaccccaacctgtaggctgttaggaattgtgggagtccaaaacacctggaggatcaaagttggCACAGGCCTGAGCTAGACAGACGAATGGATGGATaaaaaggtggatggatggacagatggatggatgggtagacagACAGAAAGGTCAATAGATAGACTGATAAgtagattggatggatggatgagtagatagataaacagatggatagatggatacatagatcAATAGACAGATGGACGGACAGatgaataggtaggtaggtagatgaacagacagacaggcagaaaGCTCAATAAATACATCAATAGGTAGACTGTATGGATGGATTAGTAGATAGGTCATTGTAGGCTTTCAATGCCCGGGCAATATACAGGTTTGCAATGACAATCAGCCCTTTAAAGGCAACCGTGAGATGAGGCTGATGTGGGCCTCGGTGAAGGGTCATGCTGAGGGAAAGCGAGGGCTCTCTTGCAAAGAAGGACCTTTGACTCCTTGCTTTGGGAGGGGGGCTGTGTGCTGTTGGCTCCCCTGGAagcccccccccactctcttttcatgctctctgcacatgctcagatgcGACATTTGCACCCATGCACatgctctctgcacatgctcagatgcACCATTTGCACTCATGCCCatgctctctgcacatgctcagatgcACCATTTGCACCCATGCCCatgctctctgcacatgctcagatgcGCCATTTGCACTCATGCCCatgctctctgcacatgctcagatgcGCCATTTGCACCCATGCCCatgctctctgcacatgctcagatgcACCATTTGCACCCATGCCCatgctctctgcacatgctcagatgcACCATTTGCACGCATGCCCatgctctctgcacatgctcagatgcGACATTTGCACCCATGCACatgctctctgcacatgctcagatgcACCATTTGCACTCATGCACatgctctctgcacatgctcagatgcACCATTTGCACCCATGCCCatgctctctgcacatgctcagatgcGCCATTTGCACTCATGCCCatgctctctgcacatgctcagatgcGCCATTTGCACCCATGCCCatgctctctgcacatgctcagatgcACCATTTGCACCCATGCCCatgctctctgcacatgctcagatgcACCATTTGCACGCATGCCCatgctctctgcacatgctcagatgcGACATTTGCACCCGTGCCCatgctctctgcacatgctcagatgcGCCATTTGCACCCATGCCCatgctctctgcacatgctcagatgcACCATTTGCACGCATGCCCatgctctctgcacatgctcagatgcGACATTTGCACCCGTGCCCatgctctctgcacatgctcagatgcGCCATTTGCACCCGTGCCCatgctctctgcacatgctcagatgcACCATTTGCACCCATGCCCATGCTCTATGCACATGCTCAGATGCACCATTTGCACACATGCCCatgctctctgcacatgctcagatgcACCATTTGCACCCATGCCCatgctctctgcacatgctcagatgcACCATTTGCATCCATGCCCatgctctctgcacatgctcagatgcACTCATGcccatgctctgtgcatgctTGGGTGCACCGTTTGCACCCATGCCATTCTACTGGGGACCTCCAGCTCTGCGCATGCCCAGACGCATTGTTTGCACCCATGCTATTCTACTGGGAACCTTCGCCAGAGGGGAAACCTATGCTCCCTGCATATGCGCAAGTGCACCATCTGCACCCATGCCACCCTACTGGCACACATTCCAACCCTCCTGcccccaagcccccccccccccccgcacatcCCTTGGGCCACTGACCTCGGGCAGGTTGAAGCGCATGTGGTGGCAGAGCAGGTCAAAGGGGCGGCCGCGGGGGTGCCAGCCCTTGACCCTCCGCGCCTGGAAGAGGCTGGGGTAGCTGAACTGGTAGCGGGCGGGCAGGGCGAAGCGCAGGCCACGCAGGTCCCCAAAGCGGTGCAGGATGTTGACCACGGTGCTGCTGCCCGTCTTGTGCGTCTTCAGGAAGACCACGTGCTGCCGCGGCCGGCAGGTGGggctgggggaggggggcaggggcTGCAGGAGGGGCTCcctgtgggaggaggaggaggtcatTGACACGTGTGCATGCCGTCCCATACGCgtggccccctcccctcccctccctcttgcCCTGCTCTGCCCTTGGCTTAGGCCAGGCAGggaccaacttcggccctccctccaggtgttttggactccaactcccacaattcctagcagatggtatattattattattattatttaatgttattatgttttactgttacattatttttataattatattattattattatacagagaTAGGTACGTAGATACATAATAGACATAGATTGtacatagataaataaatagatagatacatatatgCAGAGATAGAtcgatacatacatgcatacatacctaggtaggtagatacatagttagatacatacaaatatacatacagagatatgaaataataataataataataataataataataataataataataataataataataataatgtgggccagctctatctgcctagaagatcagggggcagaggactcttacaagtaaaacaagcagtcaaagaagaagaacatgccctggcagaatatgtcaagcaaagtgaagaatttcttggattgaagtcaaaaaccagaaactcctcaaagcacagcagacaaaaaaccagtacaagaaaaccacactacaaactagagctgacagctgggacaacaaaacattgtatggaaagttccttgacaaaattgaaggaaaagctgataaggagaagacctggctctggctcacgaatgggaccctgaagaaggagacagaaggcctgatccttgcagcccaggagcaagacctcaggacaaaggcaaataataataataataataataataataataataatagaagacctggctctggctcacgaatgggaccctgaagaaggagacagaaggcctgatccttgcagcccaggagcaagacctcaggacaaaggcaaataataataataataataataataataataatagaagacctggctctggctcacgaatgggaccctgaagaaggagacagaaggcctgatccttgcagcccaggagcaagacctcaggacaaaggcaaataataataataataataataataataataataataataataataataataataataataatagaagacctggctctggctcacgaatgggaccctgaagaaggagacagaaggcctgatccttgcagcccaagagcaagacatcagaacaaaggcaattaataataataataataataataataataatagaagacctggctctggctcacgaatgggaccctgaagaaggagacagaaggcctgatccttgcagcccaggagcaagacatcaggacaaaggcaattaataataataataataataataataataataataataataatagaagacctggctctggctcacgaatgggaccctgaagaaggagacagaaggcctgatccttgcagcccaagagcaagacatcagaacaaaggcaattaataataataataataataataataataatagaagacctggctctggctcacgaatgggaccctgaagaaggagacagaaggcctgatccttgcagcccaggagcaagacctcaggacaaaggcaaataataataataataataataataataataataataataataataatagaagacctggctctggctcacgaatgggaccctgaagaaggaaggagacagaaggcctgatccttgcagcccaggagcaagccatcaggacaaaggcaattaataataataataataataataataataataataataataataatagaagacctggctctggctcatgaatgggaccctgaagaaggaggcagaaggcctgatccttgcagcccaggagcaagacatcaggacaaaggcaattaaggccaagatccaaaaatcagctgatgacccaaaatgcagactgtgcaaggaaaccgatgaaaccattgatcatatcctcagctgctgtaagaaaactgcacagactgactacaaacagaggcacaactatgtggcccaaatgattcattggaacttatgcctcaagtaccacctcccagcagcaaagaactggtgggatcacaaacctgcaaaagtcttggaaaatgagcacgcaaagatactgtgggacttccggatccagactgacaaagttctggaacaccacacaccagacatcacagttgtggaaaagaaaaaggtttggatcattgatgttgccatcccaggtgacagtcacattgacgaaaaacaacaggaaaaattcagccgctctcaggacctcaagattgaacttcaaagactctggcagaaaccagtgcaggtggtcccggtggtgatgggcacactgggtgctgtgccaaaagatctcagccactggcatttggaaacaatagacattgacaaaatcacgatttgccagctgcaaaaggccaccctgctgggatctgcgcgcatcatccgaaaatacatcacacagtccaagacacttgggaagtgttcgacttgtgattttgtgataggaaatccagcatttctatcttgtttgctgtgtcatacaataaaattaaaataataataataataataataataataataataataataataggttgttaggaattgtgggatttggagtccgaaacacctggaggagggccccCGCTGGCCCGTGCCCGGGAGCAAAGGGAGCAAGGGGAGCGTCACCTCTTCTGGAAGGAGACCCCCAAGAGCTGCAGGGCGAAGCCGATGGTCATGGAGGCGGCCAGGGCGGCCCACAGCACTTGCGggtggcggcagcagcagcagcagacgcCCAGAAGGGCCTTCATCCTGTcaaggggaaggagagagagagagagagagagagagagaccgcatttattttatttaaggcaacacctaaggcaaacattcaatgccataacataggacagagacagacgcaggcacgggctggcctcgaattcatgaccttttggtcagagtgatttgttgcagctggctgctaaccagcctgcaccacagccccgcATTGTCAGCAGGACCCCCAACACCGGGGCACACGGCCCTGGCAGATCCCACGGGTGTGGGTGCATGCCCTGCTCTTCCAGAATTGGACACCGTGCTCCAGGCGAGGTCTGTTTTGTccagacctctttacctggaatcacactgcgtccagaTCAAGAGAGAGATGGACTCTAAGCTGGAAAGAGTCCAGAGCAAGAAGGCGGCTCCATTaaccaaaggtctggagaccgtgAATCCTCCTTCTGAGGAGCGTCTTCAAgagctgggtctgagagaaggAGACATGAGAGGAGCCATGGACACATCGGTGAAACggtgtcacaaggaagagggagcaggcctgTTTTCATTGGACTCAGTGGAGCCCTGAGTTcgaatgacaggaaaggaaattccgcctgaacatgaggaaggacttcctgacagTGAGAAGAGCCGtccagcagtggaaccctctgcctctGAGTCCATtgtaagctccttccttggaagcttttaaacagaggctgggtggccatctgtcagtgagggggggggggggtttgatggtgcttttcctgcacgaaGGCAGAAAGGGGGTGGAATAGATGACCTTTAGAGGCTCCTTCCAACTATATagaagctttcaatgggtgaaaaactcggggctatatctgtttttattgttgtttttattatttttattgttattttaaagctaagtgtattgttttaatctctttctgtaaaccgctccgagccaaactgggaatagcggtatacaagtctaataaataaataaataaataaataaataaataaataaaatcattatcattgttgttgttattattgttattgaggctggatgggcaCCTGTCCGGGGGGTGgtggctttgatggtgcttttcctgcacgaaggcagaagggggttggactagatggcctttgggggtcccttcatcTATGATTCCTGCCTTCCTGGCTCCTTCTGGCCCAGTCCCTGGGGCACAGCAGGACTCAGCCTCATTGGGGACGGAGGAGGGACCAAGCGCAGCTCTTGCCCGACTCTCCTCTGCAGATCCCATGTCCTTCTTTTCCTCCAACGAGGAGGCCGGGAGCCTGCGGTGGGAAAGGCAGCCACAGCCACGCAGGCAAGGCCTTGATTACAGGTCTGGGGAGCTGAGTGGACGAAATAAAACCTCCAGAGGAAAGAGGTGGAAAACAAGGGAGGGGCTGCAGGGGAGTTTCCTCCTCCCCTTGGCTgctgcatagagttggaagagacccccaaaggccatccagcccaacccccttctgccttcatgcaggaaaagccccatcaaagcacccccccccccccaacagtaagtaagtaagtaagtaaaagtttatttgtatcccgccctctctcccgaaagggactcagggcggtttccaatataaaatcagcataaaacactgtacaataaaacactgaaaacactataaaacgctataagaattaaaaacaaaacataacaattgactaaaacaatcacataagcagaaggaatataatcactcaaataacatatgaatctgcaaagaaaaaagaaaaaagaccactgggatggtggagaggatggcctggaggggccactagaactaaaatgcaatgtgatattctcagatgctttggggcagaggaatatagtgcagtgtttcaagtcaaagagatggagcaactggagttgtttctggagggagagaattggccgtctgcaaggacgttgcccagg
This sequence is a window from Anolis carolinensis isolate JA03-04 chromosome 6, rAnoCar3.1.pri, whole genome shotgun sequence. Protein-coding genes within it:
- the gal3st4 gene encoding galactose-3-O-sulfotransferase 4, which produces MKALLGVCCCCCRHPQVLWAALAASMTIGFALQLLGVSFQKREPLLQPLPPSPSPTCRPRQHVVFLKTHKTGSSTVVNILHRFGDLRGLRFALPARYQFSYPSLFQARRVKGWHPRGRPFDLLCHHMRFNLPEVRKVVPGDSFYFSVVRDPVSLAESAFSYFRGVASAFRRAPSLPAFLAAPQRFFRPGERGNHYARNLLWFDFGLDPPSAPGPGPVREALAGLDRTFDLVLLTEHMDESLVLLAEALCWALEDVVAFRHNLRSPRARAPALSPLDAARLRAWNHLDWQLYVHFNASFWERAERFGRGRLAEAVGRLRALRAEREGRCLRGGGPLEPTHIPDQAVRPFQFGQAPILGYALRPGLRPPWSQRCRRLVTPELQYKDLLDAKQFPPKGNATRPAPA